From a single Carassius gibelio isolate Cgi1373 ecotype wild population from Czech Republic chromosome A18, carGib1.2-hapl.c, whole genome shotgun sequence genomic region:
- the LOC127934247 gene encoding EH domain-containing protein 2: MSRWGRKNVKKAPEVIRTVTEGLKSLYRKKLLPLEQYYCFDDFHSPSLEDADFDNKPMVLVVGQYSTGKTTFIKYLLEQDVPGSRIGPEPTTDNFTAIMHGDVEGLIPGNALIVDPNKPFRKLNPFGNTFLNRFQCAQMPNQVLESISIIDTPGILSGAKQRVSRGYDFPAVLRWFAERVDRIILLFDAHKLEISDEFSEAIGALKGNEDKLRVVLNKADMIDTQQLMRVYGALMWSLGKVFGTPEVLRVYIGSFWSEPLMVSDNRKLFELEEEDLFADIQNLPRNAALRKLNDLVKRARLVRVHAHIISYLKQEMPSVFRKDNKKKNLIYQLPVIFSKIQLQHHISPGDFPDCTKMQEQLMVHDFTKFKALKPNLMAMLDELLSSDIAKLMPLLRQEEIEAGVQLGVQGGAFLGTRAGPFVEGDPFGETADENGEVGEEDEEWVVTKDKPKYDEIFYNLSPNEGKLSGTKAKDWMVSTRLPNSVLGRIWKLSDVDRDGMLDDEEFALASHLIEVKLDGHGLPPELPARLVPPSKRRQKGSDA; the protein is encoded by the exons ATGTCACGCTGGGGACGCAAGAATGTCAAGAAAGCCCCTGAGGTGATCCGGACAGTGACCGAGGGCCTGAAGTCACTCTATCGAAAGAAACTCCTGCCCCTGGAGCAATACTACTGCTTCGATGACTTCCACTCACCGAGTCTGGAAGACGCCGACTTTGACAACAAACCCATGGTGCTAGTGGTTGGGCAGTACTCCACAGGAAAGACTACCTTCATCAA GTATCTGCTGGAACAGGATGTTCCAGGGAGTCGTATAGGGCCAGAGCCCACCACCGACAACTTCACTGCTATCATGCACGGAGATGTGGAGGGACTTATTCCTGGAAACGCCCTCATAGTGGATCCCAACAAACCCTTCCGCAAGCTCAACCCCTTCGGAAACACTTTCCTCAACAG GTTCCAGTGTGCTCAGATGCCCAACCAGGTCCTGGAGAGCATCAGCATAATTGACACCCCAGGCATTCTCTCCGGAGCCAAACAGAGAGTTAGTCGAG GATATGACTTCCCAGCAGTTCTCCGCTGGTTTGCTGAACGTGTGGACAGGATCATCCTTCTCTTTGATGCCCACAAGTTAGAGATCTCAGATGAATTCTCGGAGGCTATCGGGGCCCTCAAGGGGAATGAAGACAAACTCCGTGTTGTGCTGAACAAGGCAGATATGATTGACACCCAGCAGCTCATGCGGGTGTATGGAGCTTTAATGTGGTCTCTGGGGAAAGTGTTTGGTACTCCTGAGGTTCTGAGAGTGTACATTGGGTCCTTCTGGTCTGAACCTCTTATGGTGTCCGACAACCGCAAGCTGTTTGAGTTGGAGGAGGAAGATCTGTTTGCTGATATCCAGAATCTGCCACGCAATGCAGCCCTACGCAAACTTAATGACTTGGTCAAGAGGGCACGTCTTGTGAGG GTGCATGCCCATATCATCAGTTACTTGAAGCAAGAGATGCCGTCTGTCTTCAGGAAGGACAATAAGAAGAAGAACCTGATCTACCAACTCCCGGTCATCTTCTCCAAGATTCAGCTACAGCATCATATCTCTCCTGGAGATTTCCCTGATTGTACCAAGATGCAG GAGCAACTAATGGTACATGACTTCACCAAGTTCAAAGCCCTGAAGCCCAACCTGATGGCTATGCTGGATGAGTTGTTGTCTTCCGACATTGCCAAACTCATGCCCCTTCTTAGGCAGGAAGAAATAGAGGCTGGGGTCCAACTTGGGGTCCAAGGTGGGGCCTTCTTGGGAACCCGTGCCGGACCCTTTGTGGAAGGTGACCCCTTTGGCGAGACTGCGGATGAAAATGGTGAAGTGGGTGAGGAAGATGAGGAATGGGTGGTGACAAAAGACAAACCAAAGTATGATGAGATCTTCTACAACCTATCCCCGAATGAAGGCAAACTAAGTGGCACCAAAGCCAAAGATTGGATGGTGAGCACTCGGCTGCCCAACTCTGTGCTGGGCCGCATCTGGAAGCTCTCGGATGTGGATCGCGATGGCATGCTGGATGACGAGGAGTTTGCCCTGGCCAGCCACCTGATTGAAGTGAAACTGGATGGTCACGGGCTGCCCCCTGAGTTGCCTGCCCGTCTCGTACCACCATCCAAGCGTCGGCAAAAAGGCTCTGATGCTTAG